A portion of the Candidatus Pristimantibacillus lignocellulolyticus genome contains these proteins:
- a CDS encoding DUF2626 domain-containing protein: MARMYRVLGFWCLVIGLMAFAGHMYEFSLLFFAQAVAFVFLGYLNFSEKTYITMFWGYMVISFVGFTYWSVFQMSIPF, encoded by the coding sequence ATGGCACGTATGTATAGAGTACTAGGTTTCTGGTGCTTAGTAATCGGATTGATGGCTTTTGCTGGACATATGTATGAGTTTTCTCTATTATTCTTTGCGCAAGCGGTCGCATTCGTTTTCCTAGGATATTTGAATTTCTCAGAAAAAACTTACATAACGATGTTCTGGGGATATATGGTGATCTCATTTGTAGGATTCACCTATTGGTCGGTATTCCAGATGAGTATTCCTTTCTAA
- a CDS encoding RsfA family transcriptional regulator yields the protein MTAIRQDAWSQDDDLMLAEVTLRHIREGSTQLSAFEEVGERIGRTSAACGFRWNSFVRKQYDEAIQIAKQQRHKRNYMKKQVASLPQVSSITMFETDERPIRMEQGSIEESMSIDSVIRFLREWKMTYQDLARQIRSYEKSLKDREDELYRLRQENERLAKEVNIVQTDYHAVNDDYKTLIQIMDRARRLTVLSTEEEKKPRFKMDANGNLERIE from the coding sequence ATGACAGCTATAAGACAAGATGCATGGAGTCAAGATGATGACTTAATGCTCGCAGAAGTAACACTGCGCCATATTAGAGAAGGTAGTACTCAGCTTTCAGCCTTTGAGGAAGTTGGTGAACGTATTGGTCGTACATCAGCTGCTTGTGGGTTCCGTTGGAATAGTTTTGTTAGAAAACAGTATGATGAAGCTATTCAAATCGCTAAACAACAACGACATAAACGTAATTATATGAAGAAACAGGTGGCTTCACTTCCACAAGTATCATCTATAACGATGTTTGAAACAGATGAAAGACCTATTAGAATGGAACAAGGTTCAATAGAAGAGAGTATGTCTATTGATTCAGTCATTCGGTTTTTACGCGAATGGAAAATGACATACCAAGATTTAGCTCGCCAAATTCGTAGTTATGAAAAGTCATTGAAAGATCGTGAAGATGAACTTTATCGACTTCGTCAAGAAAATGAAAGATTGGCGAAAGAAGTAAATATCGTTCAAACCGATTACCATGCTGTGAATGATGATTACAAAACATTAATTCAAATTATGGATCGTGCAAGAAGATTAACAGTTCTTTCAACTGAAGAAGAGAAGAAACCTCGATTCAAGATGGATGCAAATGGCAACCTTGAGAGAATTGAATAG
- a CDS encoding 2-dehydropantoate 2-reductase, producing the protein MRFEIIGNGAIGMLYGAKLLQAGYAVHFWTRSIEQAEFLRKEGITLVDRSGNSSTETEGTYGQLREFALDSSDDKLTDEVYIFLTVKQTQLTTDLLAQIKLLLEQYKNCTLVAFQNGIGHIERLSELSNKPIITAVTSEAALRTLSNAVKHTGTGLTTFGDQLGRDSDKIHQKILEEVLFEAGFKALVSKNIREAIYRKLIANAVINPLTALFGVKNGQLSSDSTRLLLMKQLFEETRAILVLDELEIANITFDNVIQICEATSSNTSSMLSDVMANRETEIQSINGAIVKMASHFGYEAVLNQAILQLILALHPEK; encoded by the coding sequence ATGAGGTTCGAGATCATTGGTAATGGCGCAATAGGTATGTTATATGGAGCAAAGCTTTTACAAGCTGGGTATGCTGTGCATTTTTGGACAAGATCTATCGAACAGGCTGAATTTCTGCGAAAAGAAGGTATTACATTAGTTGATAGATCAGGCAATAGTAGCACAGAAACTGAAGGGACTTATGGGCAACTTAGAGAGTTTGCTTTGGATTCATCAGATGACAAGTTAACAGATGAAGTATACATATTTCTTACCGTTAAACAAACTCAATTAACTACTGATTTGTTGGCACAAATAAAGCTACTTCTAGAGCAATATAAGAACTGCACATTAGTAGCTTTTCAAAATGGTATAGGTCATATTGAGAGGTTATCCGAACTTTCGAATAAGCCGATCATAACCGCAGTGACTAGTGAGGCTGCCCTTAGAACATTATCTAATGCAGTAAAACATACAGGAACTGGACTAACGACCTTTGGTGATCAATTAGGTCGTGATTCTGATAAGATACATCAGAAAATATTGGAAGAAGTTTTATTTGAGGCAGGATTTAAGGCATTAGTGTCGAAAAACATCAGAGAAGCGATCTATCGTAAATTAATTGCAAATGCAGTCATTAATCCATTAACGGCTCTTTTTGGTGTGAAGAATGGACAATTATCATCCGACTCTACCAGATTACTGTTAATGAAACAATTGTTTGAAGAGACTAGAGCTATTTTAGTGTTAGATGAATTGGAGATTGCAAATATTACTTTTGACAATGTCATTCAAATTTGTGAAGCGACTTCGAGTAATACTTCATCCATGCTAAGTGATGTTATGGCTAATCGCGAGACAGAGATACAATCCATTAATGGCGCTATTGTAAAAATGGCCTCACATTTTGGATATGAAGCAGTTCTTAATCAAGCTATATTACAATTAATATTAGCACTACATCCTGAAAAATAG
- a CDS encoding DUF3397 domain-containing protein → MWDIIRSIFSGIAIIPIFPFIITYLGYGAFVKDRKKAIRLAMDVSTLFLIPCVAALFNKLFNSESSIYGILLVMIIGGGLLGNLHYRKDGIIPWKKILRVVWRITFFATAFLYIILIIVMLLQLAFTVS, encoded by the coding sequence ATGTGGGATATCATTAGAAGTATCTTTTCGGGTATTGCAATTATACCAATTTTTCCTTTTATTATTACTTATCTAGGCTATGGTGCATTTGTAAAAGATCGCAAAAAAGCGATTCGTTTAGCAATGGACGTATCTACCTTATTTTTAATACCTTGCGTTGCTGCCTTGTTTAATAAATTATTTAATAGTGAATCTAGTATATATGGAATATTATTAGTCATGATTATAGGTGGCGGCCTACTGGGAAATTTGCACTATCGAAAAGATGGCATCATTCCATGGAAGAAGATCCTTAGAGTCGTATGGCGTATTACGTTTTTCGCTACTGCATTTTTATATATCATTCTTATTATTGTTATGTTGTTACAATTGGCATTTACTGTTTCTTAA